Proteins encoded in a region of the Sebastes fasciatus isolate fSebFas1 chromosome 9, fSebFas1.pri, whole genome shotgun sequence genome:
- the csgalnact2 gene encoding chondroitin sulfate N-acetylgalactosaminyltransferase 2, with amino-acid sequence MPRRGLTLQGRVRWLFLGLFLLLVLLLFAYLLECTPPADVSLALPGLAGDTYGKEYYQALLQEQEERHLNRAASLKRQIAQLKQELQEMGEKLKLLQDKKEPPGVQGLTEAKDQEPGDLLEYLHSQIDKAEVNTGARLPSEYALVPFESFTSSKVYQLEMGLTRHPEEKPVRKDRRDELVEVMEAALDIINNPDEEDGVEEDMPMQRQTYIEGHFTEGLYRTERDKGTLYELFFAKEDSSSFRHVTLFRPFGPLMKVRSTSVETSGMIINIIVPLAGRVETFSQFLHNFREVCVQQDRRVHLTVVYFGPEGLQEVKSSLETMSREESFSNYTLIPVDEEFSRGRGLDIGAHAWKKGDVLMFFCDVDIHFTLEFLNTCRLHAAPNKKVFYPVVFSLYNPAIVYGNLELAPPSELQLIHKKDAGFWRDFGFGMTCQYQSDFLNIGGFDLEVKGWGVEDVHLYRKYLRSDVIVIRTPVSGLFHLWHEKQCADELTPEQYRMCIQSKAMNEASHSHLGMLVFRDEIEAHLRKQAFKTQSKTED; translated from the exons ATGCCCAGGCGGGGGTTGACGCTCCAGGGCCGGGTCCGCTGGCTCTTTCTgggcctcttcctgctgctggtgctgctgctgttcgcGTACCTGCTGGAGTGCACCCCTCCAGCAGACGTCAGCCTGGCCCTGCCCGGCCTAGCAGGGGACACCTACGGGAAGGAGTACTACCAGGCCCTGCTGCAGGAACAGGAGGAGCGCCACCTAAACCGAGCCGCCAGTCTCAAGCGCCAGATTGCCCAGCTCAAGCAGGAGCTGCAGGAAATGGGTGAGAAGCTGAAGCTCCTGCAGGACAAGAAGGAGCCCCCTGGGGTGCAGGGCCTGACCGAGGCTAAAGACCAAGAGCCGGGAGATCTGCTGGAGTACCTGCACTCTCAGATTGACAAGGCTGAGGTTAACACAGGGGCGCGCCTCCCCAGCGAGTATGCCCTGGTGCCCTTTGAGAGTTTCACCTCGTCCAAGGTGTACCAGTTGGAGATGGGGCTGACGCGGCACCCAGAAGAGAAACCTGTACGCAAAGACCGCAGGGACGAGCTGGTGGAGGTCATGGAGGCTGCGCTGGACATCATCAACAACCCTGATGAGGAGGATGGTGTGGAGGAAGACATGCCGATGCAGAGACAAACCTACATAGAGGGTCACTTTACCGAAG GACTTTACAGGACAGAGCGAGACAAAGGGACGCTTTATGAGCTCTTCTTTGCCAAAGAGGATTCCAGCAGCTTCCGCCATGTCACGCTCTTCAGACCTTTTGGTCCCTTGATGAAAGTCAGGAGCACATCTGTAGAAACATCAGGAATGATTATAAACATCATTGTGCCGCTGGCGGGCAGAGTAGAAACGTTCTCACAGTTCTTACACAACTTCAG GGAGGTGTGCGTACAACAGGACAGACGAGTACATCTCACAGTGGTTTATTTTGGGCCAGAAGGCCTGCAGGAGGTGAAGTCATCTTTGGAAACAATGTCAAG GGAGGAGAGCTTCTCCAATTACACTCTGATTCCAGTGGACGAGGAGTTTTCACGAGGTCGAGGTCTGGATATCGGGGCCCACGCCTGGAAGAAAGGCGACgtcttaatgtttttttgtgacgtTGACATCCATTTTACACTTGAATTCCTCAACACCTGTCGTCTCCACGCGGCTCCAA ATAAGAAAGTCTTCTATCCAGTGGTGTTCAGTCTGTACAATCCTGCCATTGTCTATGGAAATTTGGAGCTGGCTCCACCTTCTGAACTCCAGCTG ATTCACAAAAAAGATGCTGGATTCTGGAGAGATTTTGGTTTTGGAATGACGTGTCAGTATCAGTCAGATTTCCTAAATATTG GTGGGTTCGATCTTGAAGTCAAAGGCTGGGGTGTGGAAGACGTCCACTTGTACAGGAAGTATCTCCGGAGCGACGTAATAGTGATTCGGACGCCGGTGTCCGGTCTCTTCCACCTGTGGCACGAGAAGCAGTGTGCGGACGAGCTGACGCCGGAGCAGTATCGCATGTGCATCCAGTCCAAAGCCATGAACGAGGCCTCCCACTCTCACCTGGGCATGCTGGTCTTCCGCGACGAGATCGAGGCTCACCTACGCAAGCAGGCCTTCAAGACTCAGAGCAAGACAGAGGACTGA
- the ret gene encoding proto-oncogene tyrosine-protein kinase receptor Ret, translated as MGSSCGFSRGNIVVVLLLLLEGATGLYFPQNEYTETVYVGQLAGTPILQVHAMLDSLSEWPHFYLCWPNPLRRPTTYSSWFSLDVNTGILSLNKTLEESDFASLTQHSLFVKKLSLHAMVLPNFPKKSQCIRNSPRVTLDFVNATMPQCAQTDMKELCFPHRDTSNPHIMENRFPGALRQLRRLTRLNICPNYTISYNVESDTPAPFAVNENTTELVVTAALDREESECYRLLLVCTVRTETLITKVETSLDVFVNDEDDNAPYVNGTDTADIIISFNRTRGGSFGALLVFDRDLTPIYPIDQSHNKYVGTILNNDTWMKETFDIKGTFSEKKAAGGIRETVHEYQLVLKRNLYVTENRTLQLDYRVNDTTYPGLEGTVLLHFNVTILPVHIQFANITHMFTLTRRASLYAQVGRVCVENCQQFDGFGVTYRLEVPDKNVSADVQSCYTAIGITQAPDEMWGMLYVNDSEALRRPECQDLQYLVVAQEEHKQLEASTQIHIILDGLANKASQESQQFLSCAENRRRGDCESVRGLGATTGRCQWRQGSEKGISENYSTCSPDLRTCPDSFCDAVESKDTSICPQDCTKETVIGGHERGLRNGIQAGYGTCYCYSEKCFCEKEDVEEAICDDMCKTIIATALLLSFIVSILLSSYFIHRYHKNSPKPPIASAEMTFRRPAQAYPISFPANLRRGSQDSIETDTFKIPEDPKWEFPRKNLVLGKTLGEGEFGKVVKATAFRLKGKAGYTTVAVKMLKENASHSELRDLLSEFTLLKQVNHPHVIKMYGACSQDGPLYLIVEYAKYGSLRNFLRESRKVGPSYMGRDANRNSSYLENPDDRALTMGDLISFAWQISRGMQYLAEMKLVHRDLAARNVLVAEGRKMKISDFGLSRDVYEEDSYVKRSKGRIPVKWMAIESLFDHIYTTQSDVWSFGVLLWEIVTLGGNPYPGIAPERLFNLLKTGYRMERPENCSEEMYNLMLRCWKQEADKRQTFTDISKELEKMMVKSRDYLDLAASTPADALLYDDALSEEDTPLVDCNNAPLPRTLPSTWIENKLYGMSYPNWPEKSPVPLNRHDATNPVFTRYANDSVYANWMALPSPAKAVDKLDS; from the exons ATGGGGTCAAGTTGTGGTTTCTCTCGAGGAAACATCGTTGtggtgcttcttcttctgctggaAG GAGCGACAGGGCTGTACTTCCCTCAGAATGAGTACACTGAGACGGTGTACGTTGGCCAGCTGGCAGGGACGCCCATCCTGCAGGTCCACGCCATGCTGGACAGCCTCTCAGAATGGCCGCATTTCTACTTGTGCTGGCCGAACCCCCTCAGACGTCCTACGACCTACAGCTCCTGGTTCAGCCTGGACGTCAACACTGGAATACTGTCCTTGAACAAAACCCTGGAGGAGAGCGACTTTGCCTCGCTAA CTCAACACTCATTGTTCGTGAAGAAGTTGTCCCTGCATGCCATGGTGTTACCTAACTTCCCCAAGAAGTCCCAGTGCATCAGAAACTCCCCTCGGGTCACCCTGGACTTTGTCAACGCCACGATGCCTCAGTGTGCTCAGACGGATATGAAGGAGCTGTGCTTCCCGCACAGAGACACTTCCAACCCCCACATCATGGAGAACAGGTTCCCCGGCGCTCTACGGCAACTCCGACGCCTCACCAGACTCAACATCTGCCCCAACTACACCATCTCTTACAATGTGGAATCAG ATACACCAGCACCATTTGCTGTAAATGAGAACACCACAGAGCTGGTGGTGACGGCTGCGTTGGACCGCGAGGAGAGCGAATGCTACCGACTCCTGCTCGTTTGCACTGTCCGGACAGAAACGCTCATCACCAAGGTGGAAACTTCGCTGGATGTTTTTGTCAACGATGAGGACGATAACGCACCGTATGTGAATGGAACGGACACAGCAGATATTATCATCAGCTTCAATCGGACAAGG GGTGGCTCTTTTGGGGCTTTGTTAGTCTTTGACAGGGACTTAACCCCCATCTACCCCATAGACCAGAGCCACAATAAGTATGTGGGGACCATACTCAATAATGACACATGGATGAAGGAAACATTTGACATTAAAGGCACCTTCAGTGAAAAGAAAGCTGCTGGCGGAATTCGAGAGACTGTCCACGAATATC AGCTCGTCCTGAAGAGGAACCTGTATGTGACTGAGAATCGCACCCTGCAGCTGGACTACCGGGTCAATGATACCACCTACCCCGGTCTGGAGGGAACAGTGTTGCTGCACTTCAATGTCACCATCTTACCCGTCCACATCCAGTTCGCCAACATCACCCATATGTTCACATTGACACGCAGAGCTTCTCTTTATGCTCAG GTCGGCAGAGTCTGTGTGGAAAACTGCCAACAGTTCGACGGCTTCGGGGTCACGTACCGGCTCGAGGTGCCAGATAAGAACGTGTCTGCTGACGTGCAGTCCTGCTACACAGCCATAGGCATCACCCAGGCCCCGGACGAGATGTGGGGAATGCTCTATGTGAACGACTCGGAGGCGCTGCGCAGGCCCGAGTGCCAGGACCTGCAGTACCTTGTTGTAGCCCAGGAGGAGCACAAACAGCTGGAGGCCAGCACTCAGATCCACATCATACTGGATGGTTTAG CTAACAAGGCCAGTCAGGAGAGCCAGCAGTTCCTGTCCTGTGCGGAAAACAGACGGCGAGGAGACTGTGAGTCGGTCCGAGGCCTGGGGGCGACGACAGGGAGATGCCAGTGGAGGCAAGGCTCTGAGAaag GAATATCTGAAAATTACTCGACCTGCTCCCCTGACCTGCGGACATGTCCAGATAGCTTTTGTGACGCAGTTGAAAGCAAAGATACATCAATATGTCCACAAGACTGTACAA AGGAAACAGTTATCGGAGGTCATGAACGAGGCTTGAGGAACGGGATCCAGGCCGGTTATGGAACCTGCTACTGCTATTCTGAGAAATGCTTCTGTGAGAAGGAAGATGTTGAGG AGGCGATATGTGACGACATGTGTAAGACCATCATTGCCACGGCGCTGCTCCTCTCCTTCATCGTCTCCATCCTGCTGTCCTCATACTTCATCCACCGCTACCACAAGAACTCTCCTAAGCCCCCGATCGCCTCTGCTGAGATGACTTTCCGCCGGCCAGCTCAGGCGTACCCCATCAGCTTCCCTGCCAACTTACGCCGGGGCTCGCAGGACTCCATCGAGACCGACACCTTTAAAATACCT GAGGATCCAAAGTGGGAGTTTCCTCGTAAAAACCTTGTACTTGGCAAGACTCTGGGAGAAGGGGAGTTTGGGAAAGTTGTCAAGGCAACAGCGTTCAGGCTGAAAGGAAAAGCTGGTTACACCACTGTGGCTGTGAAAATGCTTAAAG AAAACGCCTCCCATAGTGAGCTGCGTGACCTGCTGTCAGAATTCACTTTACTGAAGCAAGTCAACCATCCGCACGTCATCAAGATGTATGGAGCGTGCAGCCAGGACG GTCCATTGTATCTGATCGTGGAGTATGCCAAGTATGGGTCGCTCCGCAACTTCCTGCGTGAGAGTCGGAAAGTTGGCCCGAGCTACATGGGCAGGGACGCCAACCGGAACTCCAGCTACCTGGAGAACCCAGACGACAGGGCGCTCACCATGGGTGACCTGATCTCCTTCGCATGGCAGATCTCCAGAGGCATGCAATACCTGGCGGAAATGAAG CTCGTTCACAGGGACCTCGCAGCGCGAAATGTCCTCGTAGCTGAAGGACGAAAGATGAAGATCTCAGACTTTGGCCTCTCCAGAGACGTGTATGAAGAGGACTCATATGTAAAGAGGAGCAAG GGCCGTATCCCTGTTAAATGGATGGCAATAGAGTCCTTGTTTGATCacatttacacaacacaaagtgACGT CTGGTCCTTCGGTGTGCTGTTGTGGGAGATAGTGACACTGGGAGGAAATCCATACCCAGGTATCGCTCCTGAACGCCTCTTTAACCTGCTCAAGACTGGCTACAGGATGGAGAGACCAGAGAACTGCTCGGAGGAAAT GTATAACCTCATGCTCAGATGCTGGAAACAAGAAGCAGACAAGCGGCAGACGTTCACAGACATCAGCAAAGAACTGGAAAAGATGATGGTGAAAAGTCGG GATTACCTGGACCTGGCGGCGTCCACGCCAGCAGATGCCCTGCTGTACGACGACGCCCTCTCTGAAGAGGACACACCACTAGTGGACTGTAATAACGCCCCTCTCCCTCGAACCCTCCCCTCCACATGGATTGAAAACAAGCTCTATG GCATGTCATACCCGAACTGGCCTGAGAAGAGCCCGGTACCGCTCAACAGACATGATGCCACTAATCCAGTCTTTACAAGATATGCCAATGATAGTGTTTATGCAAACTGGATGGCTTTGCCTTCACCCGCAAAAGCTGTGGACAAGCTTGATAGCTAA